A window of Psychromonas sp. CNPT3 contains these coding sequences:
- the mrdA gene encoding penicillin-binding protein 2: MQKKRINIRNHSAESSLFMRRSIVIFIAIAISLTILVSNLYYLQITSFNNYQTRSNDNRISVQIVPPNRGLIYDRNGIILAENRPIYSLEVIVRNTKNLQQNLRDLQKLLSISDKEIASFKRRNNYSRSFKSIELKDQLTQKEVALFTVNQYKYQGFSISANLKRYYPFGDSFTHVLGYIAKINDKDIKRIKARGDSALYRGTRYIGKLGIEKSYEGLLHGKPGRRQVEVDSWGKVIRVLSFTPPVPGKDIKLNLDVKLQLKGQELLGDHRGSIVVLNAKTGGVLSLISNPSYDPNLFVQGISYKKYKALLDSKDRPLINRATQGRYSPASTIKPQMALLALNESVITEHSKIYDPGWWIVPGSKRRFRDWKRWGHGWVDVNHAIEQSCDTFFYHTAYKLGIDRINPFMRKFGFGDYSGLDIGEETKAIMPSREWKKSRFKAPWYDGDTISIGIGQGYWTTTPIQLAKATAILARRGKIIDPQILRAILSDDGAFTPIQSTRAPITLKNKHYWDIALNAMLSVTSSRVGTARRAFAGVDYTVAGKSGTAQVVNIKENERYDASKLNERHRDNAMFVAFAPFESPEIVAIVVLENAGGGSSQAAPIIRKLLDEYFHNSSPVTSLQGFSF; this comes from the coding sequence GTGCAAAAAAAACGCATCAACATCAGAAACCATTCAGCAGAATCTTCTCTTTTTATGCGTCGTTCTATCGTCATCTTTATTGCCATCGCTATTTCACTCACCATCTTAGTCAGCAATCTTTATTATTTACAAATCACCTCTTTTAATAACTATCAAACCAGATCCAATGACAATCGAATTAGTGTGCAAATAGTCCCTCCAAACAGAGGCTTGATTTATGATAGAAATGGCATTATTTTAGCTGAAAATCGTCCCATTTATAGCCTAGAAGTCATTGTTAGAAACACCAAAAATTTACAACAGAATTTACGCGATTTACAAAAATTACTCTCTATTAGCGATAAAGAAATCGCCTCTTTTAAACGCCGAAATAATTATTCTCGATCCTTTAAAAGTATTGAACTTAAAGATCAACTCACCCAAAAAGAAGTGGCACTATTTACCGTTAACCAATATAAATATCAAGGTTTTTCAATCAGCGCCAACCTAAAACGTTATTATCCTTTTGGCGACAGTTTTACCCATGTATTGGGCTATATTGCCAAAATAAATGATAAAGATATTAAACGTATTAAAGCGCGAGGAGACAGCGCGCTCTATCGTGGAACACGCTATATCGGAAAACTGGGCATTGAAAAATCCTATGAAGGATTATTACATGGTAAGCCGGGTCGCCGCCAAGTAGAGGTTGATAGTTGGGGGAAAGTTATTCGTGTATTAAGCTTTACGCCCCCTGTTCCAGGTAAAGACATTAAATTAAATTTAGATGTAAAATTACAATTAAAAGGACAGGAACTCTTAGGCGATCACAGAGGCAGTATTGTGGTGCTTAATGCTAAAACAGGAGGCGTACTGAGCTTAATTTCAAATCCCAGTTATGATCCTAACCTTTTTGTACAAGGGATCAGCTATAAAAAATACAAAGCCTTATTGGACTCCAAAGATCGCCCTTTAATTAATCGCGCAACACAAGGACGCTACTCGCCAGCATCCACCATAAAACCACAAATGGCATTACTGGCATTAAATGAGAGTGTGATCACCGAGCACAGTAAGATTTATGATCCAGGTTGGTGGATAGTACCTGGCTCAAAACGCCGTTTTCGTGATTGGAAACGCTGGGGCCACGGATGGGTAGATGTCAATCATGCCATTGAACAAAGTTGCGATACCTTCTTTTACCACACAGCCTACAAATTAGGCATCGACAGAATAAATCCGTTTATGCGTAAATTTGGATTTGGCGATTACAGTGGCCTCGATATTGGAGAAGAAACCAAGGCTATCATGCCCTCTCGAGAATGGAAAAAGTCACGATTTAAAGCACCTTGGTACGATGGAGACACGATTTCAATTGGTATTGGGCAAGGCTATTGGACAACGACCCCTATTCAACTGGCTAAAGCTACGGCCATTTTAGCGCGCAGGGGGAAAATCATTGATCCCCAAATATTACGCGCCATTTTATCCGATGATGGTGCATTTACCCCGATACAAAGCACGCGGGCCCCGATCACATTAAAAAATAAACATTATTGGGATATCGCACTCAATGCAATGCTATCAGTGACGAGCAGTCGTGTCGGCACCGCGCGTCGCGCTTTTGCCGGCGTAGATTATACCGTTGCAGGGAAATCAGGGACCGCACAGGTCGTCAATATAAAAGAAAATGAGCGTTATGATGCAAGTAAACTTAACGAACGACATCGAGATAATGCGATGTTTGTTGCATTTGCCCCCTTTGAATCACCTGAGATAGTCGCTATTGTCGTATTAGAAAATGCAGGGGGAGGCAGTAGTCAAGCAGCCCCTATTATTCGAAAATTACTGGATGAATATTTTCATAATTCCTCTCCTGTTACCTCTTTGCAAGGGTTTAGTTTTTAA
- the rlmH gene encoding 23S rRNA (pseudouridine(1915)-N(3))-methyltransferase RlmH has product MKIQLIAVGTKMPDWVEKGYQEYARRFPKEMQLELVEIHAGKRGKNADIKRILKKEGELTLTAIPKGNKIVTLEVTGRAWTTEQLADEMRKWKLDGRNISILIGGPEGLAPECIAKAEQRWSLSALTLPHPLVRIITAESLYRAYTLTINHPYHRE; this is encoded by the coding sequence ATGAAAATTCAGTTGATCGCAGTGGGCACAAAAATGCCCGACTGGGTTGAAAAAGGATATCAAGAGTATGCACGACGTTTCCCTAAAGAGATGCAACTAGAATTAGTTGAGATCCACGCAGGGAAACGAGGAAAAAATGCGGATATAAAACGTATTTTGAAAAAAGAGGGAGAGCTCACTCTAACAGCCATCCCTAAAGGCAATAAAATTGTCACCCTAGAAGTTACCGGGCGGGCTTGGACAACTGAACAGTTGGCAGATGAAATGCGCAAATGGAAACTAGATGGGCGTAATATTAGTATACTAATTGGAGGCCCAGAAGGTCTTGCTCCGGAATGTATTGCCAAAGCAGAACAACGCTGGTCACTATCGGCCCTTACCTTACCGCATCCTTTAGTACGTATTATTACAGCAGAAAGTTTATATCGCGCTTACACACTGACCATTAATCACCCTTACCATAGAGAGTGA
- the rsfS gene encoding ribosome silencing factor codes for MQDQQLKEFVLEQLEDMKAKDIIVIDVSGTSDVTDTMIICTGNSKRHVRSIAEQTALAAKRKGEAPLGVEGLEDSKWVLVDLFNIVIHVMQDETRQFYDLETLWGYSD; via the coding sequence TTGCAAGACCAACAATTAAAAGAATTTGTACTTGAACAACTTGAAGACATGAAAGCGAAAGATATCATCGTGATAGATGTATCTGGTACCTCCGATGTCACTGATACAATGATCATTTGTACCGGCAATTCAAAACGTCATGTACGCTCAATTGCAGAGCAAACCGCACTTGCTGCAAAACGTAAAGGTGAAGCACCTTTAGGTGTTGAAGGACTAGAGGACAGTAAATGGGTATTAGTCGACTTATTTAATATCGTGATCCATGTCATGCAAGACGAAACACGTCAATTTTATGATCTAGAAACCCTTTGGGGATACTCTGATTAA
- the mraZ gene encoding division/cell wall cluster transcriptional repressor MraZ yields MLRGASAINIDNKGRIAIPTRYRDELMQMCQGKFVCTIDLQSPCLLLYPLNEWLLIEKKLSGLSSTDPQQRRLQRLILGYASESELDKGGRTLIAPILRTHAKLEKKLMLVGQLNKFELWDEALWLKQVQQDLQLGLPTGDQLTESLQGFSL; encoded by the coding sequence ATGTTACGTGGTGCAAGTGCAATTAACATAGACAATAAAGGGCGTATTGCTATTCCGACACGTTATCGTGACGAATTAATGCAAATGTGCCAGGGGAAATTTGTCTGCACCATTGATTTACAATCACCTTGCTTATTACTGTACCCCTTAAATGAGTGGTTACTCATTGAAAAAAAATTGAGTGGGTTATCCAGTACTGATCCACAACAACGACGTCTACAACGCTTGATATTAGGCTACGCAAGTGAAAGTGAATTAGATAAAGGCGGGCGCACATTGATTGCCCCTATACTGCGTACGCATGCAAAATTAGAAAAAAAATTAATGTTGGTAGGCCAACTTAATAAATTTGAACTGTGGGATGAAGCCTTATGGCTAAAACAGGTGCAACAAGATTTGCAACTGGGTCTTCCGACAGGTGATCAATTAACAGAAAGTTTACAAGGGTTTTCATTGTAA
- the rsmH gene encoding 16S rRNA (cytosine(1402)-N(4))-methyltransferase RsmH encodes MVEHITVLLDEAVNGLAIKEEGIYIDATFGRGGHSRHILKQLGPKGRLIAIDRDPRAIVTAELLMQEDARFSIIHGPFSDLANYVKELGLAGQIDGVLLDLGVSSPQLDEAERGFSFMRDGPLDMRMDPTTGISAAQWLAKADVEDISWVLKTFGEEKFAYRIARAIVADREETPFLRTLDLANLISRLCPKREKKKHPATRSFQAIRIYVNSELEEIHKVLDGALDILAIDGLLSVISFHSLEDRIVKRFIRKQEKGREYPPGLPLTDAQMQSGKTMKAQGKALKPSAGEIEQNKRSRSSVLRVAKKTAQPE; translated from the coding sequence ATGGTTGAACATATAACGGTATTGCTTGATGAGGCGGTCAACGGCTTAGCAATTAAAGAAGAGGGTATCTATATTGATGCTACTTTTGGTCGTGGCGGACATTCTCGTCATATTTTAAAACAATTAGGGCCTAAAGGGCGCTTAATTGCGATCGATAGAGATCCTCGCGCGATTGTAACGGCAGAGCTATTGATGCAAGAAGATGCGCGATTTTCTATTATTCACGGGCCTTTTTCAGATCTTGCAAATTATGTTAAAGAATTAGGCTTGGCTGGACAAATTGATGGCGTTTTATTAGATCTTGGTGTGTCTTCACCACAGCTTGATGAGGCCGAACGTGGCTTTAGCTTTATGCGCGACGGCCCTTTAGATATGCGCATGGATCCAACAACGGGTATCAGCGCTGCACAGTGGCTTGCAAAAGCGGATGTGGAGGATATTAGTTGGGTTTTAAAAACCTTTGGAGAAGAAAAGTTTGCTTATCGTATTGCGCGTGCAATTGTCGCTGATCGCGAAGAAACCCCTTTCCTACGTACGTTAGATTTAGCGAATTTGATCTCACGCTTATGCCCTAAAAGAGAGAAAAAGAAACATCCTGCGACGCGTAGTTTTCAAGCTATCCGTATTTACGTAAATAGTGAGCTTGAAGAGATCCATAAAGTGTTGGATGGGGCATTAGATATCTTAGCTATCGATGGTTTGTTATCGGTGATAAGTTTCCATTCATTAGAAGATAGAATAGTAAAACGTTTTATCCGCAAGCAAGAAAAAGGCCGTGAATATCCGCCGGGTTTACCCTTAACAGATGCACAAATGCAATCAGGGAAAACCATGAAAGCACAAGGAAAAGCATTAAAACCGAGTGCTGGCGAAATTGAACAAAATAAACGTTCACGTAGTTCAGTGTTACGTGTCGCTAAAAAAACAGCCCAACCAGAGTGA
- the ftsL gene encoding cell division protein FtsL: protein MAEEQTSLLLLILADMRRHLLIIGLGGALVLSAFFNIYMTHQTRELITQKDKLSQQKDNLQIEWRNLLIEEHTLDEHSRIRRIAMKKLSMTQASIKQSVLVEL from the coding sequence GTGGCCGAAGAACAAACCAGTTTATTGTTATTGATCCTTGCGGATATGCGACGCCACCTCTTAATTATTGGTTTAGGAGGTGCGCTTGTTCTCAGCGCCTTCTTTAATATTTATATGACTCACCAAACGCGAGAATTGATCACACAAAAGGATAAATTGTCGCAACAAAAAGATAACTTACAAATAGAGTGGCGTAATTTACTAATAGAAGAGCATACCTTAGATGAGCATAGTCGTATTCGCCGTATCGCGATGAAAAAACTATCTATGACGCAGGCTTCTATAAAGCAAAGTGTCCTGGTTGAATTATGA
- a CDS encoding peptidoglycan glycosyltransferase FtsI, whose protein sequence is MIKIRKSVVRVKNKKQAKKKKVYHSFSPWRYYFVGTVIVLVGISLICRLAYIQVIEKDYLSNEADKRSLRVTQSISHRGNISDRYGEELAISVPAYAIWVDPKVVKKAYAFTKQQWLESKEINTRNGKVKYTKKKFYESKKWSALAEVLNYDLKKLAKVVSKPRGRFVYLKRQVNDPIVQYIKKLKIRGIASQLESHRYYPTGEINANILGFTDLDAKGIEGIEKSYNTYLQGQNGKKRVRKDRDGNVIANIKIISKKRLAGNLQLSIDQRIQSLAYSELKRAVKMNDATSGSLVLLDVHTGEIYAMVNYPSFNPNDRSQYKAYKSRNRAIADTFEPGSTVKPLVIVSALKNKKARVDEIINTSPGWMHIGGRRVRDGHNLGKIDLAMILKKSSNIGISKLALRLGPEKLQETMAQFGFGNDTGISLIGESVGNLPIRHRWSDFELATMSFGYGITTTTLQLAKAYAILGSGGIKYPTTILKNTNPVGGEQVVSKKIADQVLHMLEGVTQKGGTALKARVDGYRVAGKTGTSRKANSGGYGDDYVAIFAGIAPVSNPRFSLVVMINDPAGDHYYAGDVAAPVFSIVMKSALLLSHVRPDAMDSNYTLLESL, encoded by the coding sequence ATGATAAAAATCAGAAAAAGTGTGGTGCGCGTAAAAAATAAAAAACAAGCCAAAAAGAAAAAAGTGTATCACTCATTTTCACCTTGGCGGTATTATTTTGTGGGTACGGTGATTGTTCTGGTTGGCATATCTTTGATTTGTCGTCTTGCTTATATTCAAGTAATAGAAAAAGATTATTTAAGTAATGAGGCGGATAAACGTAGTCTACGTGTAACACAGTCTATATCGCATCGGGGTAATATTTCAGATCGTTATGGTGAAGAGTTAGCTATCAGTGTCCCTGCTTATGCGATTTGGGTAGATCCTAAAGTTGTAAAAAAAGCGTATGCATTTACCAAGCAACAATGGCTAGAAAGTAAAGAAATTAACACTCGTAACGGTAAAGTGAAGTATACCAAAAAGAAATTTTATGAGTCTAAAAAATGGTCTGCATTAGCGGAAGTCTTAAATTATGATCTGAAAAAATTAGCGAAGGTGGTCAGTAAACCTAGGGGGCGTTTTGTGTATCTTAAACGCCAAGTAAATGATCCTATCGTACAATATATCAAAAAATTAAAAATCAGAGGTATAGCGAGTCAATTAGAATCGCATCGTTATTATCCTACGGGTGAAATCAATGCCAATATTTTAGGTTTTACAGATTTAGATGCAAAAGGCATTGAAGGCATTGAAAAAAGCTACAACACCTATTTACAAGGTCAAAATGGTAAAAAACGTGTGCGCAAAGATCGCGATGGTAATGTGATTGCGAATATTAAGATCATTAGTAAGAAGAGACTCGCAGGAAATTTACAACTCAGTATTGATCAACGTATACAGTCACTCGCATACAGTGAGCTTAAACGCGCGGTGAAAATGAATGATGCAACATCAGGATCGTTAGTACTATTAGACGTACATACGGGTGAAATTTATGCCATGGTGAACTACCCCTCTTTTAATCCAAACGATCGTAGCCAGTATAAAGCCTATAAATCACGAAACAGAGCCATTGCCGACACCTTTGAGCCGGGATCTACCGTGAAGCCTTTAGTTATTGTCAGTGCGCTAAAAAACAAGAAAGCCCGAGTTGATGAGATCATAAATACTTCTCCCGGATGGATGCATATTGGTGGGCGAAGAGTTCGTGATGGTCATAATCTGGGTAAAATTGATTTAGCCATGATTTTAAAAAAATCGAGTAATATTGGGATCAGTAAATTGGCGTTACGTTTAGGGCCTGAAAAATTACAAGAAACCATGGCGCAATTTGGCTTTGGTAATGACACTGGCATCTCTTTAATAGGAGAAAGTGTGGGCAATTTACCCATTCGCCATCGTTGGTCTGATTTTGAGCTTGCAACCATGTCGTTTGGATATGGCATTACTACTACTACGTTACAACTTGCCAAAGCTTACGCAATTTTAGGCAGTGGGGGTATAAAGTATCCTACCACTATTTTGAAAAACACCAATCCTGTCGGTGGTGAACAGGTGGTCTCTAAAAAAATAGCAGATCAAGTACTGCATATGTTAGAAGGCGTGACGCAAAAAGGGGGTACTGCGCTTAAAGCTCGCGTAGATGGTTATCGCGTGGCCGGTAAAACCGGTACGTCACGTAAAGCAAACAGTGGCGGTTATGGTGATGATTATGTCGCTATTTTCGCAGGCATTGCGCCAGTGAGCAACCCTCGTTTTTCATTAGTTGTGATGATCAACGATCCTGCTGGCGATCATTATTATGCGGGTGATGTCGCAGCCCCTGTTTTTTCGATCGTCATGAAAAGTGCTTTATTATTGAGTCATGTGCGCCCTGATGCGATGGATTCAAATTATACGTTATTGGAGTCGTTATAA
- the murE gene encoding UDP-N-acetylmuramoyl-L-alanyl-D-glutamate--2,6-diaminopimelate ligase — protein MRLDLLLPFKVPAYLANLDVQGMSLDSREIKKNGLFVALQGAQLDGRSFIEKAIHQGACVVLSETMHSAEHGDIKMHAQVAEILVFKLPYLISQIAYQFYFPKKNLHKVIGITGTNGKTTIASLLANALQLLDVKNAQMGTIGNGLFGQLKSSLNTTLDAISIFAELASYQQQGAQYTLMEVSSHGLDLGRVQALPFYSAIFTNLTRDHLDHHGTMACYGLAKKRLFSEYSLQQRIINIDDPTGEMWLSEFSDAISYGKATNQKQYFTVKEIFYQKQGICFNFQSSWGDGQISAPFYGHFNVQNLSAVLCQLLAEGFSITQLKKVFLKLNTVPGRMEQYYFSKQDITFVVDYAHTPDALEKALQALHQHSQKGELICLFGCGGDRDTGKRPEMAKVAEKLASQVILVDDNPRTEQASVIMQDILAGFTKKEGVQCIHSREEAIRYALKHASAGDIILVAGKGHEDYQIIGKERIHYSDRELLTALRKEEQA, from the coding sequence ATGCGTTTAGATTTATTGTTGCCTTTTAAAGTACCTGCCTATTTAGCTAATCTAGATGTGCAAGGGATGAGCTTAGATAGCCGTGAAATCAAAAAAAACGGATTATTTGTCGCTTTACAAGGGGCGCAACTCGACGGGCGCTCTTTTATTGAAAAAGCGATACACCAAGGTGCATGTGTTGTTTTATCTGAAACAATGCACAGTGCGGAGCACGGTGATATTAAAATGCATGCTCAGGTTGCTGAGATTTTAGTTTTTAAATTGCCTTATTTGATCAGTCAAATCGCCTATCAATTTTATTTTCCCAAAAAGAATTTACACAAAGTAATCGGTATCACCGGAACGAATGGTAAAACAACAATAGCCAGTCTTTTGGCGAACGCATTGCAACTTTTAGATGTTAAAAATGCACAAATGGGCACCATTGGTAATGGTTTGTTTGGACAGTTAAAAAGCAGTTTAAATACGACGTTAGATGCTATCTCGATTTTTGCAGAGCTTGCATCCTACCAGCAACAAGGTGCGCAATACACTTTGATGGAAGTGTCATCGCATGGATTGGATTTAGGGCGGGTACAAGCTTTACCCTTTTATAGTGCTATTTTTACTAATCTTACGCGTGATCATCTTGATCATCATGGCACCATGGCGTGCTACGGCTTGGCCAAAAAACGTTTGTTCAGCGAATATTCCCTGCAACAACGTATTATTAATATCGATGATCCAACAGGCGAGATGTGGCTATCGGAATTTAGCGATGCGATATCCTATGGAAAAGCGACAAATCAAAAGCAGTATTTTACCGTTAAAGAGATATTTTATCAGAAACAAGGGATCTGTTTTAATTTCCAATCATCATGGGGTGATGGGCAAATATCAGCGCCATTTTACGGGCATTTTAATGTTCAAAATTTAAGTGCGGTGTTATGTCAGTTATTAGCCGAAGGTTTTTCAATTACCCAGCTTAAAAAAGTATTTTTAAAGTTAAATACGGTGCCAGGGCGAATGGAGCAGTATTATTTTTCAAAACAAGATATTACCTTTGTCGTGGATTATGCGCATACACCTGATGCATTAGAAAAAGCGTTACAGGCCTTGCATCAACACAGTCAAAAAGGGGAGTTGATCTGTTTATTTGGTTGTGGTGGTGATAGAGATACAGGCAAACGCCCTGAAATGGCTAAAGTGGCAGAAAAATTAGCCAGCCAAGTTATCTTGGTGGATGATAATCCGCGCACTGAGCAGGCATCTGTCATTATGCAGGATATTTTAGCGGGCTTTACTAAAAAAGAGGGTGTTCAATGTATTCATTCTCGTGAAGAGGCTATTCGCTACGCATTAAAACATGCATCTGCTGGTGATATTATTTTAGTGGCAGGTAAAGGTCATGAAGATTATCAAATTATAGGTAAAGAGCGAATTCATTACAGTGATCGTGAATTATTGACGGCATTACGTAAAGAGGAACAAGCATGA
- a CDS encoding UDP-N-acetylmuramoyl-tripeptide--D-alanyl-D-alanine ligase: MIRLTLEEIAQATQGKLLRTKDALLSIDAIATDTRNLAEQALFVALKGENFDAHLFLDNAISTGAKALLVEQASDHDIAMIVVTDTRLALGALSAYVRDKIKGLNCIAITGSNGKTTCKELLSAVLREHCQDDSALLATAGNFNNEIGVPLTLLRLTQNTRFAVLELGANHPGEINYTAQLVQPKVALINNIMAAHLEGFGSLAGVASSKGEIWRHLQADGTAVVNLDADFSQTYLSQLQAQGQCIFTFSQTLAQANFFADAIEFDAHGNANFILHVKTPICTGTQSISLKIPGQHNVSNALAVASMAVALGCSLENVAKGLAQLPGVSGRVARIEVNDFLTIIDDTYNANSASVKAAINVLCATSTKQALILSDMGELGTHTELEHQKVGEYAAMQNVPLLLAVGTHSLHTVEAFNLHCKGQQKAQHFANKTQLKTFIKEYLDKNEQLTTMLIKGSRSAKMEEIVAFITKLKT; the protein is encoded by the coding sequence ATGATCCGGTTAACGCTTGAAGAAATAGCGCAAGCAACGCAAGGCAAATTATTACGCACTAAAGATGCTTTATTATCAATAGATGCGATTGCAACGGACACGCGAAACCTGGCGGAGCAAGCATTGTTTGTGGCTTTAAAAGGTGAAAACTTTGATGCGCATCTGTTTTTAGATAACGCCATATCTACAGGTGCTAAAGCACTGTTAGTTGAGCAAGCAAGTGATCATGATATTGCAATGATTGTGGTGACGGATACGCGTCTTGCTTTAGGTGCATTAAGTGCTTATGTGCGCGATAAAATTAAAGGGCTCAACTGTATCGCTATTACTGGAAGTAATGGCAAAACGACCTGTAAAGAATTATTAAGCGCTGTTTTACGTGAGCATTGTCAAGATGACAGTGCATTATTGGCGACAGCCGGAAATTTTAATAATGAGATCGGGGTGCCATTAACGCTCCTTAGATTAACGCAAAACACACGTTTTGCGGTACTTGAATTGGGCGCAAATCACCCGGGTGAAATCAATTACACAGCGCAACTCGTCCAGCCAAAAGTTGCCTTGATTAATAATATCATGGCGGCGCACCTAGAAGGTTTTGGATCGCTTGCCGGTGTTGCGAGTAGCAAAGGTGAAATTTGGCGCCATTTACAAGCAGACGGGACCGCAGTCGTCAATTTAGATGCAGATTTTTCGCAAACGTATTTAAGTCAATTACAAGCGCAAGGGCAATGCATTTTTACTTTTTCACAAACGTTAGCGCAGGCAAACTTTTTTGCGGATGCGATTGAGTTTGATGCACACGGTAATGCCAATTTTATCCTGCATGTAAAAACCCCAATTTGTACGGGCACACAATCAATAAGTTTAAAGATACCCGGACAACATAATGTAAGCAATGCGTTAGCGGTTGCGAGTATGGCGGTAGCCTTGGGCTGCTCGTTAGAGAATGTTGCCAAGGGATTAGCCCAATTGCCGGGTGTTTCTGGGCGCGTCGCGCGTATTGAAGTGAATGATTTTCTCACTATCATTGATGATACATATAACGCTAATTCAGCCTCGGTAAAGGCCGCTATTAATGTACTTTGTGCAACATCGACGAAGCAGGCGCTTATTTTATCGGATATGGGCGAATTAGGCACTCATACTGAGCTTGAACATCAAAAAGTGGGGGAGTACGCCGCTATGCAAAATGTTCCTCTGTTATTAGCCGTCGGCACACACAGTTTACACACAGTCGAAGCGTTTAATTTACATTGTAAGGGCCAACAAAAGGCACAACATTTTGCCAATAAAACACAGTTAAAAACTTTTATAAAAGAATATTTAGATAAGAATGAACAGCTTACCACGATGCTTATAAAAGGATCGCGGAGTGCAAAAATGGAAGAGATTGTCGCTTTCATCACGAAATTAAAAACATAA
- the mraY gene encoding phospho-N-acetylmuramoyl-pentapeptide-transferase, with protein MIVWLAELLAHHFTFFHILTYLSVRMVMALLTALAFSLWLGPKLIRFLQKMQIGQIVRNDGPESHFSKSGTPTMGGVMILLAITLSTLLWARLDNHYVWISLFTMLSFGAIGFIDDYLKVVRKNPDGLIARWKYFWQSVFALLIAVVIMMTSTSEAEMTFVMPFFKEYMPYLGLLFIPLVYFTIVGTSNAVNLTDGLDGLAIMPTVMVAGAFALIAYLTSHVNYAHYLYIPYIPLASELVIICGTMVGAGLGFLWFNTYPAQIFMGDVGSLALGALLAVIAVLVRQEILLVIMGGIFVIETLSVILQVGSYKLRKQRIFRMAPIHHHYEKKGWPEPRVIVRFWIITIVLVLIGLVTLKVR; from the coding sequence ATGATAGTTTGGCTGGCAGAATTACTTGCACATCATTTTACTTTTTTTCATATATTAACGTATTTATCAGTGCGTATGGTTATGGCTTTATTGACCGCGTTAGCATTTTCATTATGGTTGGGTCCTAAATTGATCCGTTTTCTACAAAAAATGCAAATAGGGCAAATAGTACGTAATGATGGGCCAGAATCTCATTTTAGTAAATCAGGCACTCCGACAATGGGTGGGGTGATGATCTTACTGGCTATCACGTTGTCGACGTTATTATGGGCGCGTTTAGATAATCATTATGTTTGGATCTCTTTATTTACGATGCTGTCTTTCGGCGCTATTGGTTTTATTGATGATTATTTAAAAGTCGTCCGTAAAAATCCAGATGGACTTATTGCTCGCTGGAAATACTTTTGGCAGTCTGTTTTTGCTCTGCTCATTGCGGTGGTGATCATGATGACCTCGACCAGTGAAGCGGAAATGACCTTTGTAATGCCATTCTTTAAAGAATACATGCCTTATTTAGGTTTGTTATTTATCCCTCTGGTTTATTTTACGATAGTGGGAACCAGTAATGCGGTGAATTTAACCGATGGACTAGATGGTTTAGCTATCATGCCGACTGTGATGGTAGCGGGCGCTTTTGCTTTAATTGCATATTTAACAAGCCATGTTAATTATGCGCATTACTTATATATTCCCTATATTCCCCTCGCCAGTGAATTAGTTATTATTTGTGGCACGATGGTGGGAGCTGGTTTGGGCTTTCTTTGGTTTAATACTTATCCTGCTCAAATATTTATGGGCGATGTTGGCTCTCTCGCATTGGGCGCTTTATTGGCGGTTATTGCTGTTTTAGTGCGCCAAGAAATTCTTCTTGTTATTATGGGGGGTATTTTTGTCATAGAAACGCTATCGGTTATTTTACAGGTGGGCTCTTATAAATTACGTAAACAACGTATTTTTAGAATGGCGCCAATACATCATCATTATGAGAAAAAAGGTTGGCCAGAGCCTCGCGTTATCGTGCGTTTTTGGATCATTACGATTGTGTTAGTTTTAATTGGTCTTGTGACTTTAAAGGTGCGTTAA